Part of the Paenibacillus sp. FSL R7-0273 genome is shown below.
CCCGCTGCTCCGGTGGTCGGTGCGCCGCCCTGAACATTCCCGATCATGAAATTGTCACTTTCAAAGGAGCCGTCAGCACGGAGGACCAGTGTTTCTTTCCAGGAGGTGGAGCCGGCTGAAATCCCGCTGAGTCCCTGGAAGCCCCGGTGGATATACGTATTGTTCAGGGTCAGACCGCTCTTGACCGGCTTAACCTGCTCCAGCTCTACGTCATCGATATACAGCTTGCCGGATTTAACCGCAATCGGATACGTTTCGCCGTTGTTAAGCTTCATCGTTCCACTCTGAATGGTATAGGTCTGGCAGCTGTCGCGCTTACAGTCAATCGTTTCCGGTCCGCCTTTGGACGGTGCATCAACCACGACCTTGTTGCCTGGCAGGAAGGTGAAGATATTCCAGCACATGCCGCCGCATTCATATCCGCTGTAATCCGGACTGAAGCCGTAATACATCCCCTGAAGCTTATTGAGCTCCGCTGTGCCTGAGGCCGGCGCCTTGTACGAGCCGTCTCCCGCTGGAGGGGCAGGCACGGTTACCGGTTTTTGCGGCTGTGATGACGGCTGCGGCGATGGCTGGTTTACGCCTGCTTGATCTTCAAGCTGCTTTTTAAAATGTTCCAGCTGCTTATCAATTTCAGCTTTGGCCGTTGCTTTGGTTAACCCTTGACTGGTCAGATAAGGCTCCGTATACACCAGCACCTGCGGCAGATACGGATTCCAGGCCACCAGCGCCTGCGTGGACTCTCCAATGAAGCGCAGAGGAACCATCGTGTAATTATCGATTATTGTAGGAGCCTGCAATAAAGTTAACGTGGAGCCGTTAACAGCTGCCGTTTTGCTGTTTATTGTCATGACAATAGTTAATCCTTCCTTATTGCCGGTCACCTTCTGAGCAGCTTGATCCCAGCTTACCTCCATGCCCATTGCCTCAAACAGGGGTCTGAACGGAACAAGCACCGTACCCTTTTCATTGACAGGTGCTTTTTCAAAAGCAAGGACTTTATCATCCAGCTTAACCTCAATATTCTTGTTGACCGCAGCGAATGTCTGACCGGGGGACAAATTCAGCAGCAATATCGCTCCCGCCAATACAGCGGTACATAACAGCCACCTCATACCTTGAGCCGGAAGCCCTCTCCACCTGACCACTAACATCACCCTTTCCCGATTGTAGAATAAATGACAGATTTTTATTTTATTAACCGGATGTGCCAAAAGACAAACAAAAGCTCCTCATCCCAAAACAATTGACCATAGGACAAAACGATCTTATAATTGTAATAATATGGTACATAAAGGGGTGAAATAGAATTTGTTGGAACTTGATGGAATGAATGCTGATTCATTAATCGACATGCTAAAAGCCTCATTCTCTCTAGATAACTGGACAGCCATGATAGAGATATCTGACAAGCTTATAGAAGTAGTCTCAGTCATACATGCAACCAATCTGGATGGATTAGAAGCGCAGCTGCTCAAACGGTCTCTAGTTTACTATTTTGGTTTCAGCCTTTGCGCAAAGGGGATCGCTTTTCAGAAATTAGGAGATTATAACTTTACAAGGGAGTGTATTAAAAGGTATTCGAACTTGAGCTGGTTAAAGCTTTACGATGAAGATTCATTGTCGGAAATTGAATATTATAAGAGCATTGCCGTAGCAAATGCATTTGTAATTGATTTGCTTGAGGGGGACACAAGGGTTCTGCCTGATTATGTTGAATTCCTTAAGACCTGTAGCAGAAATGAGCTTACTGCCGGCTTGCTAAACATTTTAGACTCAGCATTAAAATACAATTATTCAGTGGACTCAGCATTGGACGAATTACAAGGTTATGTTATAAAAGCCAATGCTTCCTCACCAGCTGTAGATGTTCATTATTACATAGAATATACTCATCTATTATCGGTTTACTCATTTAAAAGAGGAAAAATAGAATATGCAATAAACCTAATAATTGAAAATATAGTATTGAGTGGTAGACTAGGAGATGGGAGCGGTTTTAGAAAGTCGACTGCTTTTTATGAACTTGTTAGAGCTGACGCCAATGCTTCCCAGCAGCAGGAGTATCACTACATAATGAAAAAAATCATAGAGAGGGAGTTCAATGATGAAAAAGAAGCTTTTGTTATTGACCACCGTATTACTGATTAGTTCATTCTCAATTTTGGCTGCGGCAAGTGCTGATGAAGTGAAAAGTGTAGTTTATAAAGGAACAATTACAACAAACACCCATGGTATGGGTCACTAAATTACTATTATTGATTGGATTCTGTTTTGACACCGGACAAGAACATATTCCATTAAGACCCGCGCTGAGCGCGGGTTTTTATTTGTGGAATCAGGTACCTGCTGGAGGCTTCCCGCTGAGACCGGTTTGATCATTTACTGAAACTTGATTTACAATGATCATAAAAGGTAATGATACATAGGCTGAAAGGGATGGCGTTAAATTATGGTCAGATCTTTATATACACGAGTCGTACTAATCTTTCTGGCTTCTGTAATCGGGGGCACCCTTATATCCTTTTTACTGGCAGCCTGGATCTTTGAAGATAAGCTGAATGAAAACCTGCAGATTCCTATGATCTATTTCGGCCAGGATATTGCCCGTATGTACGGGACATTCCCGGCAGATGAAGCAAGTGCTTATGTGAGCGGAATGAGTCAGCTTAAAATGTATAACCTCAGGTTTTTTGACGAGACCGGCGAGTATGAGTCATTTGGAGAGCCTAACGAATATCAGCCGGCAACAGTTACCAAAGAGCAGATCAACCTCATCTTGAACGGAGATGTGGTTCAGGTGAACCGAGGTGTGGTGAGCACTACTCTTGTCGGGCTGCCTTTTACAAGCAACGGGGAGACCAAAGCCATGTTCATCGACCAAAGAACGCCTACCTCTAACACGCTGGCGATACAATTTCTGCTGAACTTTTCCATTTATACACTGGTGACAGGCAGTCTGGTTATACTCGTTGCCACCAAGTTCCTCGTTAATCCGATTAAAAAGCTGACGGATGCTACCAGGCATATCGCCGGCGGGAATTTCAACATCAGGCTGAATATTAAGCAAAAAGGGGAGCTGGGGGCGCTGGCCCAGAGCTTTGAAGAAATGACCCGGGATTTGCAGCAGGTGGAGCAGCTGCGCCGGGATTTTGTTTCAAATGTATCTCATGAAGTCCAGTCACCGCTAACCTCGATCACCGGATATGCCAAAGCGCTGAAGCAGATGAACCTCCCGGACCGGGAGCGGGACCGTTATCTGGATATTATTATCTCTGAAGCGGAACGGATGTCCAAAATGAGCGACGGCCTCCTGAAGCTGAGCCTGCTTGAATCACAGTCACAGCAGCTGCAGTTCAGCACCTTCAGTCTGGATGAGCAGATCAGGCGGGTTATTGTGGCGCTTCAGCCGCAATGGTCAGCGCGCAGCATCAGCTTTGAGCTTCAGTTAAAGCCCATTCAAATGGAAGCAGATTATGATCTTTTAAACCAGGTATGGACGAATATTCTCGGCAACAGCATTAAATTCTCCAATGAGGGAGGTGCGGTTACCGTCAGTATCAGGCAGGATAGCAGGAGTGTCATCGTCCGGATAACCGATACGGGAATCGGCATATCTCCGGAGGACCAGCGGCGCATTTTCGAAAGGTTCTTTAAGGCAGACCGCTCTCACAGCCGACAGAATGGCGGCAGCGGCATGGGCTTAGCGATCGTGAAGCAGATTGTTATGCTGCATTCCGGTGACATCCGGGCCGAAAGCGAAAGCGGCAAGGGCACAAGCATCATTATTACTTTGCCGCTAAAGCCGCCAACCGGGCAGGCTAATATAACCTAAGCATATTCAACCACATGGGGCGTGTACATCTAATGGATGTAGCGCCTCTTTTTTTATGCCAGTTCATACTCCGTTCATATTGCCGTCACGAAGGGGACATATGGACTGGGTACACTTTAAACATGCCGATAATACGGCTCTACAGATATAAGGACAGGAGAAGATGAACGTGGAAGAAAATGTGAACATCAGGAACGGAACCGGAATCCGCAAAAAACGGAGACTGTGGTTAAAGATAATAGGAGGAATACTCCGGGCACTTGTGTTGTTCGTGGGCATTGTATTTATCGTGCATGTGATCAGTAAAGGGGTCGAGAAAAATAAAATCGAAACTTACGGTCAATATGTCACCGTGGATGACAAGCAGATGAATGTGTTCATTCAAGGCAGCGGTCCACAGACAATCGTCCTTCTGCCAGGACAGGGGACCCCGTCGCCAGTGCTTGATTTTAAACTGCTGATCGACGAATTGTCCCCGGATTACCGGGTCGTCGCCATTGAACCCTTCGGATACGGACTCAGCGACACAACAGATAAGGCAAGGACAACCGAGAATATCGTAAGCGAAATTCACGAAGCTGTTCAGCAGCTGGATATCGGCCGTTACATTCTTATGGGACATTCGATCACTGGACTGTACGGTGTGTCCTATGTGAACAGCTATCCTGATGAGGTTCTCGCTTTTGTCGGCATTGACAGCAGTGTTCCGAATCAACCCGGTATGGATGTCAAGCTCCCTCTGAAATCAATGCAGCTTCTGCAGCAGTCAGGTCTGATGAGGTTACTCCAAAAAGTGAGCGGAGATGCTTATGCGTCACTTGACTACGATGAGCATACTAAAGAGCAGATGCGTCTCATTACAAATCAAGTCGGGGGTAATGCAACATTGATGGACGAGCTTAAGCATCTCGGCTCCAATTTTAAGAATGGAGAACAGCTCACTTATCCTAATGAACTGCCGGTGCTCCTCTTTGTCCAGTCGAACAACGAGCAGAACGAGCAATGGGTTCCGCTGCATGAGGCCCAAGTCAAACAGTCTGCGCAAGGCCTGATGATCCCGATGGAAGGCTCTCATTACCTGCATCATACGAAATACAAGGAAATCGCTGAGGCCTTCAAAGATTATATGAAGCATATCCAATAAATAGTGTTCAAGAGGAGAAGAAGCGTATGATTCAACCAGCAGGAGCGGCAGTCCAGAATCGTTCCACAGCCAAGAAAGTGCTTCATATTGTGCTGAAAATAATCGCAGCGTTCATTATACTTGTCCTGCTTTTTATAGCTGTGGTGTTTACAGTAAATAAAGCAAGCTCTTATTCAGAACAAAAAAGAACAGATCATTACGGCCAGCTTGTGCCTGTAGACGGTAAACAAATGAATGTGTTCATTGAAGGTCAGGGAAAGGAAACCATCGTGCTTCTTCCCGGCTATGGAACCGCGGCACCCGCCCTGGATTTCAAGCCGCTTATATCAGAGCTAAGCCCCTACTATAAAGTGGTGGTGGTCGAGCCCTTTGGTTACGGGTTAAGCGACCAGACCGGGAAGGAACGCACTACCGCCAACATCGTTAGTGAGATTCATGAAGCGCTGCAAAGCCTTCATATTGACCGTTACATTCTGATGGCTCACTCTATCTCCGGACTCTATAGCCTGGATTATGTGAACCAGTATTCTAATGAAGTGAGTGCTTATATCGGGCTGGACAGCAGCGTCCCTGCATTAAGAGAACAGAGGATTACTTCATCCGACACGAAGCCGGTAAAATGGTTCCGCGACCTTGGCTTCGCCCGCGTCCAGCTGAAGCTAAGTCCCGACGCTTATGAGGGCTTGCCATATGATGAGCACACGCTGGATCAAATAAACATCCTGATGCGTAAAAACATGTACAATCCCACTCAATTAAATGAAGCGGTAAGCATGTATGCCAACTATGATGCAGCGGAACAGCAAAGCTTTCCCGCCAATTTACCGGTCCTGTTCTTTCTCCAGGAGAATCACCCGGTAACAGACCAGTGGGTTCCGGAGCATGAGAAGCAAATAGAGGACTCTCTGCAAGGAGAAATCATCTTACTGGATGCGGACCATTATTTGTACCGTTCCCATTCCGCTGAAATATCTGAGAAGATAAGAGGTTTCACAGATCAAAATACAAACAGAGCACTATAAATGTCAATACAGCCCCTGTTTCTGTGAAAAGCGAACTGATATGATAATAAATGAATCGCTTACATTATGCTCAGTATAATGAACAGTAATGCCCTTTCGCTCCTCCGTGAGAAATGAAAGGGCATTTACTGCATTCAAGCGGCACTTGCCTTTGCGATTGTTGATTATAAAATTAATACATTAATTCAAGTTAAATTAGTGTTACTATGATTATACTTAATCAGTATACAGCCAAGAAGGGGAAGACTCATGAAGGAACAAGGCAAATTCAACGGGTGGCCCTTTATTGGAGACATGAGCATGGAACGCAAGCTGCTGCTGGTCTTCCTGGTTATCGTTACACTGCCGCTTTCCATTATCGGTATTATCAGTTATAAGAGCTATTCAGAGTCGATTGAGGCCAATACAGTTGCTTATTCAGAGAAGCTGATTGATCAAATGATGGACGGGATCGACGACTACATAGAAGATATGAAACGGATTTCTTCCATGCCGGCTTATGTGAACGAGATCAAACAAAATCTGATTGCCTCCAACCGCTACCATGAACAAAAGAGCCGGGGCGAAGGGGACACGGGAAGCAGAACCGTTGCACCGGGAGACTTTGACCTGCTGTTGTCCATCCAGCGGGGGATTGAAGGCAATATCTCTTTTATCAACAATATTAAACGGGGTACGAACTCTGTCTATATTTTTGACGCTTATGGAAACGGTTATTATTCTGCAAAGGACGGCGGTGTCCGGCTGGACCTTGATCAGAGCTACAAATTCTGGAGCCGGCAGGCGAGGGATTCCAGTGGTGAAGCCCTGCTCTTTGGCACCCAGGCCTATACTACTAACCTTCAGAGTACACGTTATGCCTATACTGTAGTCCGAAAAATCGTTGACGGTCTATGGAATCCCATCGGACTGATTGCGGTAGAGGCTAATATAAGTAATATGGAGAGCCAGGTAGCTGAATTGGACAAGGTAACCCGGGGGAAATCCATGATCGTGGATCAGGATGGCAAGGTGGTTTATGACAGTGACCAGAAACTGCTGACTATGGATATTTCGCAAACGATGCTGTTCCGGAATGCTCAGGGAGCGGCAGGGAGCTTTTATGATACAGTATCAGGCAAGCAGCGGCTTAATATCTATTCCAGTTCAGCCAAGACCAACTGGAAGGTGATTATCTCCATTCCGGTCGATGAATTAACCCGTGATGTCAAGCTGACCCGCAACGCAACCTTGCTGGCCACCTTGATTATTATTGTCGTGGCGTTAATCATTTCTATTGTGCTGTCATTCGCACTGACCAAACCGCTGAAGCAAATGATTCAGCTGATGAAAAGGGTGCAGAACGGGGATCTGGATGTAAACTTTCTTGTGAAGCGGCGGGACGAAATCGGACTGCTGGGTCATCAGTTTAACCGGATGCTTGCCCGCATCAGAGAGCTGATTCAGGATATTTACCGTATTGAGGAGCAAAAGAAAGAAGCGGAGCTTCATGCCCTGCAGAGCCAGATCAATCCGCATTTCATCTATAATACACTGGAATCCATACGGATGACCGCAGAAATTAATGATGATGTGGAAGCCGCCGATATGATTTCGATTCTGGGCAAGCTGCTGCGTTACAGCACAGGTGAAGTAACCGGCCGAACAACAATGAAGCAGGAGCTTCTGTATGTCCGCAACTATGTTGAGCTGTTAAACTGCCGTTATCCCGGAAGATTTGTGCTGCAGATTGATGTTCCGGAAGAATTAAATGAGTACAACATTATCAAGCTGGTGTTCCAGCCAATCATAGAAAATGCAGCCTATCATGGACTTGATGACAGCAAAGAGCACATGCATATCAGCATCAGATGTGAATTCACAGCAGATAAACTGCTGTTCCATATCCGCGATGACGGCTGTGGGATGGATCATCAGACCCTGGATAAACTGAAAGCTGATTTAAAGCGGGAGACCCCTCACAAGAAGAGCATTAACGGCGGAATCGGCATGAAAAATGTTCATCAGCGGGTGCAGCTTAACTATGGAGCAGCTTATGGTATTGAGCTGTTTAGTGAGCTGGGGGAGGGAACAGACGTAATCCTCTCACTGCCGCTTCCCTCATACCGCAAAGAAAGCATATCAGAAACAGAAGGGGGCGATCTGGATTGAAGAAGGCTAAAGAGCATTGGCCGCTGCATACAGTGCTGCTTCTCCTTATCCTATTCACTGCAGGGTGTTACAAAACAGGCAGCAAACAGGCACTCTCAGCCACACCGGCCACAGATAATGAACAGGCGAGTCTGTCCGGGAACATTCTTATGCTTACAAACCGGATTGACCTGATAGAGAATGGCACAATGCAGGGCTACGCCGATCAGTTTAGAAAGAAATATCCCGAGGCTGCTGTGGAGTTCGAAGGATTATCCAACTATGCTACAGATATAATGGTCCGGCTGTCTACCAAGGATGCCGGGGATGTGCTGCTGCTGCCGGTTAATCTGCCTGCGAAGGAGCTGAGCTATTTTTTTGAACCGCTGAGTGAGGAGATGTCCGCCGATGAGAGGTTTAAAAGCTTTACGGCGTTTGACGGTAAGCGCTATGGTCTGTCCACCGGGACAACTACAAGCGGGATCATCTATAATAAGAAGGCTTTTCAGCAGGCGGGTATCGCAGAAATTCCGCAAACTCTGGATGATTTCTATGCAGTCTGCGCTAAACTCAAGCAAGCCGGCATCATACCGCTGTACATGAATTATGGCGCGGTCTGGCCGCTCCGGGAATGGGGCAACAATATGGTTAATTATATGACCGGTAATGCTGAATATCTAAATAACATGGTTCATAACAACAATCCTTGGCAGACAGATAACGAATGGGGGCGCTCGCTCGGTATCGCCCGTACGCTGGTTGCCCGGGGATATGTGGAGGATGAGCTGTTCTCGAACAACTGGGAGGTATCCAAGACAAGGCTGGCTAAGGGGGAAGCCGGGATGTACCTGAGCGGGAACTGGACGATTCGCCAGGTTCTTGATGCCGGGGCTGCTTCAGTGGATATCGGCTTTTTCCCGTTACCTTATGATAACGGCCTGACACACTATGCCCCGCTAAATCCCGACTGGTTTATTGGCGTCAGCAAGTTCAGTAAAAACAAGGAGCTGTCGATGGCATGGGTGAACTTTCTGGTCAAGGAAACCGCTTATACCGCAGAGAGCTTTCTTCCGGTTGATGGTTCGTCTGAGCCTTCAATGGAACAGTATACGGAATTTAATTCCTATCATCCTGAACTGGTGGAAGCAGTGGTACAGACAGATGCATTTATTGATATGGCTAACCGCTCAAAGCTTTCTTTTGCTACTGGCGACTACATTCAGGAGCTGATCGCTGCACCGGATCTGCAGAAATCCTTTGATGAGCTGAATCAAAGATGGAAGGATGCCCGTGAAGGGCAGCCCGCTTCCTTTCAACCTTAAACAGCGCAGCACTACAATCCCGCAAAGGCCAAGCTGCAGAAAAGCAGCCCCGGACAGAAAGTCATTTCTGCCGGGGCTGTCTTTTGGAATACCCATAAGGTACAGATTACTGCTGCAGATTACGGTCTATCAGCTCAATGCGCTGCTGAACGCTGGCATAAGAGCGGAGCGGATCTTCCGGGGTATTCAGCACATAATCCAGCATCTGGTCAACTGTGGTGGTAGCGACATGTATGCGGGTATCCGATGAAGCGTAATAGATATAAATCTCTCCGTTGTCACGGGCAATAACACCGTTACAGAACACGACATTCGAAACATCCCCGACACGTTCTTCGCCGTCAGGGGCGATGAAATGGCCGCCGGGAGCATGGGTAACCTTGTTTGGCTGCTCCAGATCGGACAGGAAGGCGTAGAGCACGTAACGCAGACCGGCAGCTGTGTTGCGTACGCCATGAGCAATATGGAGCCAGCCTCGGGCCGTCTTGATCGGAGCCGGACCTTGTCCGTTCTTTACTTCCTTGATGGTATGGTAATAGCGCTGATCCATGATAGTTTCGCTGGTGATAACAGCATTCTCGATGGAGTCAGACAGGCCCCAGCCGATACCGCCGCCGGAGCCTGCGTCGATGAAGCCGTCCTGAGGGCGGGTGTAGAAGGCATATTTACCCTCTACGAATTCAGGGTGCAGGACAACATTGCGCTGCTGGGCAGAGCCGGTCTTGAGATCCGGCAGCCGTTCCCAGGTCTTGAGATCCTTGGTGCGGGTGATGCCGCACTGGGCTACAGCACTGGACAGGTCGCCGGGTGCAGCTTCCGGATCTTTGCGTTCAGTACAGAACAGCCCGTAAATCCATCCGTCGGCGTGTTTGACCAGACGCATATCATAGACATTGGTATCGGGAATTTCGGTCTCTGGCAGGACGACGGGGTGATCCCAGAAGCGGAAGCCGTCTACCCCGCTGCTGCTCTCAGCCACAGCAAAGAAGGACTTGCGGTCGTTGCCTTCTACACGGGCTACTATGTAGAATTTGCCGTCCAGTTCAATCGCACCCGGATTGAACACGCCGTTCACGCCGATTCTCTCAGCAAAATACGGATTGGTCACAGGATTAAAATCATAACGCCAGATTAAGGGGGCATGTTCTGCGGTCAGCAGCGGATATTGATAACGGTCATAGATCCCGTTGCCGAAAGACATCTTTTCATTTTTGCGGGCAATCAGCGTCTCGTAACGTCCTGTTAACAGGGCTTTGCGCTCTTCAAATACTGTTGTCATTACACTGTCTCCTTTTCTCACACTGTAAAATAAAAAATAACAAAATAGATATGTTATTATTTAAGTGTTATGTTAGTAATAACAAAACACATCTAAGTTATAACGGTTTTTTTAACGGATTACAAGAGGCGAATATGTAAGGTAAAGACAAGACTATAAAAATGCTGTACAACACATATTATCTTGAAGACATCAGGCCTATAATTAAAATGGTAGCGCCATCATTTTGCACATGTATTACAATTGGAGGCGATTGTCCAGGTGATCAGAATCATGATTGCGGATGATGAGGAGGTTATCCGCCGCGGGCTTGAGAAAATCACTTCCAGAATGGATCTGGAAGTGGAGGTTATCGGCTCGCACGGCAATGGAATGGAAGCATGGAACCAGCTTTCGACTATAACAGCGGAGGATATTGATCTGCTGATTACGGATATCAAGATGCCCCGGATGGACGGCTTCATGCTGATAGAAAAGGCCAGAGGCTGGATGAAGGATTTGCCGATCGCGGTACTGAGCGGTTTTAGTGATTTCGACTATGCCCGGCGGGCGATACGTTATGGCGTACTGGATTACCTGCTTAAGCCGATAGAAAAAGCACAGCTGTATGATCTGCTGAAGCGGGTGGAGGAGAATAAACAAAGCAGCTCTTCTGAACCTCAGCAGCTGGCCGTCCAGACTTCGGAAGGCGGGGAACATTACGTTGTCGAGCAGGCCAAAGGTATTCTTGAGAAGGAATACGGACACATTTTCGAGCTAGAGCGTCTCGCAGAGACAGTAGGGATGAATGCCAGTTATCTTAGCCGCCTGTTTAAATATAAGACGGGCCAGACGATTACTGATTATCTTATCGGCATACGGATTGCCAAAGCCAAAGAACTGCTGATCAACCAGCCTGATCTCAAAAATTACGAGATTGCCGAAAAGGTCGGGTACAGCGATCCTGTATATTTCAACAAGCTGTTTAAGAAAATATGCGGTGTGACACCCAAGGATTATAAAAGCGGTTGTAGAATGCCAAAAGTCTAGGCTGCTAATGCTGAACAAAATAGGGTAAATCTATCACCAGAGGGCGGAAAGCCCTCTTTTTCATTTTTATTTGCATATATTATTATTTTTATAAAAACAATAATAACAAATACAAGACCAGAAAAAACAATAGAAACCATCGTTTTCATGCTTTTTACGCATTATAATGTGTTTGTAAGCGATATCAACACACTTTCACAGAGTTAAAATGGAATATATAGCCCTTTAAAGGTGTTGGTCGTTTGGATCATCTATTTATTTGTTAGTTTATTTGTTATTACTATGTTTGAATGAAGAGAGGGGCTTTAACAATGAAAAAAACAAAAGCAATCACCGGTTTGGCAGCATTGACACTGATGGCGGGCTTATTCGCAGGCTGTTCATCAAACAATAATGCAGATAATGCTGCAGGAACCAACGCCGGAAATAATGGAGCCGGTACGGCAGCAACGGCAGCTCCCGAAGGAGACGGCGCAAAGGACCTGAAAGGCAATATCACAGTAATTACGCAGAGAACAGATATTGTTGATACCGTGTTCAAAGATTATGCAGCTAAATTTAATGAACAATATCCAAATGTCAAAGTGAACTTTGAAGCGCTCTCCACCTATGAGGACCAGATCAAGATCCGCATGAGCACCAATGATTACGGTGATGTGCTCCTGCTTCCTACAAGCGTAGCTATCAAGGACCTTCCGGATTTCTTTGAACCGCTGGGTCAAAAAGCCGAGCTGGAGCAGCAGTATACCGGTCTTGAGGAACGCAGTGTAGACGGAATTGCTTACGGGATTCCGATAACTGTTAACTACTCGGGAATCATCTACAACAAACAAGTGTTCAAGGATGCAGGCATCACTGAGGTTCCAAGAACCATTGAACAGTTCATGACTGCACTGCAGAGTATAAAAGACAAAACGGATGCTGTTCCGCTGTATACAAATTACGCGGCAGGCTGGACGCTGACCCAGTGGGAGGCCGTGCTGGCAACAGTTGCCGGCAACCGTGACTATGTAAATATTGCTCAAGTTGCTTCAGATGATAACTTTGTGCAGGGACAACCTCACTATGATCTGTACAAGGTAATGTATGATGCGGCAAAAAATGGCCTGATTGAAGAAGACCCTACAACAACCGACTGGGAGTCCTCCAAGGCTGATCTGGCCAACGGTAAAATCGGGACAATGGTTCTCGGTTCATGGGCGATTGGTCAAGTTAAAGGCTTGGCAACCAATCCTGATGATGTGGGCTTCATGCCGTTCCCTACGAATGCAGAGAAGGTGCTTGTACCTCTTGCTGACGATTATAACCTCGGGATCAGCATCCACAGTAAAAACAAAGAAGCAGCCAGAGCATGGGTTGACTGGTTT
Proteins encoded:
- a CDS encoding copper amine oxidase N-terminal domain-containing protein is translated as MLLNLSPGQTFAAVNKNIEVKLDDKVLAFEKAPVNEKGTVLVPFRPLFEAMGMEVSWDQAAQKVTGNKEGLTIVMTINSKTAAVNGSTLTLLQAPTIIDNYTMVPLRFIGESTQALVAWNPYLPQVLVYTEPYLTSQGLTKATAKAEIDKQLEHFKKQLEDQAGVNQPSPQPSSQPQKPVTVPAPPAGDGSYKAPASGTAELNKLQGMYYGFSPDYSGYECGGMCWNIFTFLPGNKVVVDAPSKGGPETIDCKRDSCQTYTIQSGTMKLNNGETYPIAVKSGKLYIDDVELEQVKPVKSGLTLNNTYIHRGFQGLSGISAGSTSWKETLVLRADGSFESDNFMIGNVQGGAPTTGAAGNASSGSYKISGNTIVMVYNDGKVESALFFLQADGSFNIGDKNFDLDTD
- a CDS encoding sensor histidine kinase, whose amino-acid sequence is MVRSLYTRVVLIFLASVIGGTLISFLLAAWIFEDKLNENLQIPMIYFGQDIARMYGTFPADEASAYVSGMSQLKMYNLRFFDETGEYESFGEPNEYQPATVTKEQINLILNGDVVQVNRGVVSTTLVGLPFTSNGETKAMFIDQRTPTSNTLAIQFLLNFSIYTLVTGSLVILVATKFLVNPIKKLTDATRHIAGGNFNIRLNIKQKGELGALAQSFEEMTRDLQQVEQLRRDFVSNVSHEVQSPLTSITGYAKALKQMNLPDRERDRYLDIIISEAERMSKMSDGLLKLSLLESQSQQLQFSTFSLDEQIRRVIVALQPQWSARSISFELQLKPIQMEADYDLLNQVWTNILGNSIKFSNEGGAVTVSIRQDSRSVIVRITDTGIGISPEDQRRIFERFFKADRSHSRQNGGSGMGLAIVKQIVMLHSGDIRAESESGKGTSIIITLPLKPPTGQANIT
- a CDS encoding alpha/beta fold hydrolase; translation: MNVEENVNIRNGTGIRKKRRLWLKIIGGILRALVLFVGIVFIVHVISKGVEKNKIETYGQYVTVDDKQMNVFIQGSGPQTIVLLPGQGTPSPVLDFKLLIDELSPDYRVVAIEPFGYGLSDTTDKARTTENIVSEIHEAVQQLDIGRYILMGHSITGLYGVSYVNSYPDEVLAFVGIDSSVPNQPGMDVKLPLKSMQLLQQSGLMRLLQKVSGDAYASLDYDEHTKEQMRLITNQVGGNATLMDELKHLGSNFKNGEQLTYPNELPVLLFVQSNNEQNEQWVPLHEAQVKQSAQGLMIPMEGSHYLHHTKYKEIAEAFKDYMKHIQ
- a CDS encoding alpha/beta hydrolase, whose translation is MIQPAGAAVQNRSTAKKVLHIVLKIIAAFIILVLLFIAVVFTVNKASSYSEQKRTDHYGQLVPVDGKQMNVFIEGQGKETIVLLPGYGTAAPALDFKPLISELSPYYKVVVVEPFGYGLSDQTGKERTTANIVSEIHEALQSLHIDRYILMAHSISGLYSLDYVNQYSNEVSAYIGLDSSVPALREQRITSSDTKPVKWFRDLGFARVQLKLSPDAYEGLPYDEHTLDQINILMRKNMYNPTQLNEAVSMYANYDAAEQQSFPANLPVLFFLQENHPVTDQWVPEHEKQIEDSLQGEIILLDADHYLYRSHSAEISEKIRGFTDQNTNRAL
- a CDS encoding sensor histidine kinase, producing MKEQGKFNGWPFIGDMSMERKLLLVFLVIVTLPLSIIGIISYKSYSESIEANTVAYSEKLIDQMMDGIDDYIEDMKRISSMPAYVNEIKQNLIASNRYHEQKSRGEGDTGSRTVAPGDFDLLLSIQRGIEGNISFINNIKRGTNSVYIFDAYGNGYYSAKDGGVRLDLDQSYKFWSRQARDSSGEALLFGTQAYTTNLQSTRYAYTVVRKIVDGLWNPIGLIAVEANISNMESQVAELDKVTRGKSMIVDQDGKVVYDSDQKLLTMDISQTMLFRNAQGAAGSFYDTVSGKQRLNIYSSSAKTNWKVIISIPVDELTRDVKLTRNATLLATLIIIVVALIISIVLSFALTKPLKQMIQLMKRVQNGDLDVNFLVKRRDEIGLLGHQFNRMLARIRELIQDIYRIEEQKKEAELHALQSQINPHFIYNTLESIRMTAEINDDVEAADMISILGKLLRYSTGEVTGRTTMKQELLYVRNYVELLNCRYPGRFVLQIDVPEELNEYNIIKLVFQPIIENAAYHGLDDSKEHMHISIRCEFTADKLLFHIRDDGCGMDHQTLDKLKADLKRETPHKKSINGGIGMKNVHQRVQLNYGAAYGIELFSELGEGTDVILSLPLPSYRKESISETEGGDLD
- a CDS encoding ABC transporter substrate-binding protein, encoding MKKAKEHWPLHTVLLLLILFTAGCYKTGSKQALSATPATDNEQASLSGNILMLTNRIDLIENGTMQGYADQFRKKYPEAAVEFEGLSNYATDIMVRLSTKDAGDVLLLPVNLPAKELSYFFEPLSEEMSADERFKSFTAFDGKRYGLSTGTTTSGIIYNKKAFQQAGIAEIPQTLDDFYAVCAKLKQAGIIPLYMNYGAVWPLREWGNNMVNYMTGNAEYLNNMVHNNNPWQTDNEWGRSLGIARTLVARGYVEDELFSNNWEVSKTRLAKGEAGMYLSGNWTIRQVLDAGAASVDIGFFPLPYDNGLTHYAPLNPDWFIGVSKFSKNKELSMAWVNFLVKETAYTAESFLPVDGSSEPSMEQYTEFNSYHPELVEAVVQTDAFIDMANRSKLSFATGDYIQELIAAPDLQKSFDELNQRWKDAREGQPASFQP